In Triticum urartu cultivar G1812 chromosome 6, Tu2.1, whole genome shotgun sequence, the following proteins share a genomic window:
- the LOC125513378 gene encoding tetraspanin-2-like, whose amino-acid sequence MAVSNNITACVTLMALICAVPVIASGVWFASAQGEECARLARWPVAILGGLILLAALAGFVGAYWNRRRLLAFYLFAMAALIALLIALLVFAFAVTRGSGAYPVLGREYDEYRLDGFSMWLRGYVSDDPARWEGIRSCLAVSDTCKKLARQAGYVTADQFYQSHLTPLQSGCCKPPSVCGFGYVSPTVWTNPARPASDPDCGLWSNDPAQLCYECESCRAGLLAALRSQWHKANIALVVATVSLVFLYLIGCSAYKNAHAEAIYRRYKW is encoded by the exons ATGGCGGTGAGCAACAACATCACGGCGTGCGTGACGCTGATGGCGCTCATCTGCGCGGTCCCAGTCATCGCCTCGGGGGTGTGGTTCGCGTCGGCGCAGGGGGAGGAGTGCGCGCGGCTGGCGCGCTGGCCCGTGGCCATCCTGGGCGGCCTCATCCTCCTGGCGGCGCTGGCGGGCTTCGTCGGCGCCTACTGgaaccgccgccgcctcctcgccttCTACCTCTTCGCCATGGCCGCGCTCATCGCCCTCCTCATCGCGCTCCTCGTCTTCGCCTTCGCGGTCACCCGCGGCTCGGGCGCCTACCCGGTGCTCGGCCGCGAGTACGACGAGTACCGCCTCGACGGCTTCTCCATGTGGCTGCGCGGCTACGTCTCCGACGACCCCGCCCGGTGGGAGGGGATTAGGTCCTGCCTCGCCGTCTCTGACACCTGCAAGAAGCTCGCCCGCCAGGCCGGCTACGTCACCGCCGACCAGTTCTACCAGTCCCACCTCACGCCGCTCCAG TCGGGCTGCTGCAAGCCCCCGTCGGTGTGCGGGTTCGGGTACGTGAGCCCGACGGTGTGGACGAACCCGGCGCGGCCGGCGTCGGACCCGGACTGCGGCCTGTGGAGCAACGACCCGGCGCAGCTGTGCTACGAGTGCGAGTCGTGCCGCGCGGGCCTCCTGGCGGCGCTGCGGAGCCAGTGGCACAAGGCCAACATCGCGCTCGTCGTCGCCACCGTCTCGCTCGTCTTCCTCTACCTCATCGGCTGCAGCGCCTACAAGAACGCGCACGCCGAGGCCATCTACCGCCGCTACAAGTGGTGA